One Anaerohalosphaeraceae bacterium DNA segment encodes these proteins:
- the mutL gene encoding DNA mismatch repair endonuclease MutL encodes MGKIAVLDDNLVNMIAAGEVIERPASVVKELMENSIDAGARRIVVQVEQGGRDLIRVSDDGCGIAFEDLPLAFEPHATSKIRTSEDLLRISTMGFRGEALASIAAVSRLMMVSRPADSIEAGRIEIDCGQKNPPVPAAGPVGTTVEVRQLFYKLPARRKFLRSANTEMTHVVEQFTRIALAYPELELVLEHGGRTVYALRAGQSLAERIGILFPSAVAEDLLEVRRQEKAITIQALLGRPDRARTSSSYQYIFLNRRFIRDKFILHAFKEAYRGLIEPQKHPVVFLFLQMPPELFDVNVHPTKTEVRFENANWVYSQVLSALRDKLLSTELPTAGTVPTSAASFHAEDPLEELLQKDRESRIRQAMSDFFQSHSAGSAVQKRLPFSPVPSSDWKPLKPSDAGESKSESSSFACLQIHNSYLVLPTADGFEVIDQHALHERILYERLRAAAAAGPLASQRLLVPVILDVSDAQLDALKRAAPLVGKLGIEWDMFGPRSIAVHSFPVLLEGVSVEEYIQDMLDAFLEKGSDVDEEQLLAEVLERAACRAAVKAGQPLTPAEMEQLLADRKLAETPGRCPHGRPTSLVFTLKELEKQFKRTGF; translated from the coding sequence GTGGGCAAAATTGCAGTCCTCGACGACAATCTGGTGAATATGATTGCGGCCGGCGAGGTTATCGAGCGGCCCGCCAGCGTCGTTAAGGAACTGATGGAGAACAGCATCGATGCGGGCGCTCGGCGGATTGTTGTACAGGTCGAGCAGGGGGGACGAGACCTGATCCGCGTCAGCGATGACGGCTGCGGGATTGCTTTTGAGGATTTGCCGCTGGCTTTTGAACCGCATGCCACCAGCAAGATTCGCACCAGCGAGGACCTGCTGCGGATTTCCACGATGGGCTTTCGGGGGGAGGCGCTGGCGAGCATTGCGGCGGTTTCCCGATTGATGATGGTCAGCCGACCTGCGGACAGCATAGAGGCCGGACGCATTGAAATCGACTGCGGACAAAAAAATCCTCCGGTGCCCGCCGCCGGGCCGGTGGGAACCACCGTCGAGGTTCGGCAGCTTTTTTATAAACTGCCGGCGCGGCGCAAATTCCTCCGTTCGGCTAATACGGAAATGACGCACGTCGTCGAGCAGTTTACCCGGATTGCCCTGGCTTATCCAGAGCTCGAATTGGTGCTGGAGCACGGGGGACGAACGGTGTATGCTCTGCGGGCCGGACAATCGTTGGCGGAGCGGATTGGGATTTTGTTTCCGTCGGCGGTTGCGGAGGATTTGCTGGAGGTTCGGCGGCAGGAAAAGGCAATCACAATCCAGGCCTTGCTGGGCCGGCCCGACCGGGCGCGAACCAGCAGCAGTTATCAATATATTTTTCTCAATCGCCGCTTTATTCGGGACAAATTTATCCTGCATGCCTTCAAAGAGGCCTACCGGGGGTTGATTGAACCGCAGAAGCACCCCGTTGTTTTTCTCTTTCTTCAGATGCCGCCGGAGCTGTTTGATGTAAATGTGCACCCGACAAAGACGGAGGTACGCTTTGAAAATGCCAACTGGGTTTACTCGCAGGTGCTTTCGGCGCTGCGGGATAAGCTGCTTTCAACAGAGCTGCCGACCGCCGGAACCGTGCCGACTTCCGCTGCCTCGTTTCACGCGGAGGACCCGCTGGAAGAGCTGCTTCAGAAAGACCGTGAAAGCCGGATTCGCCAGGCGATGAGCGACTTTTTTCAGTCGCATTCCGCCGGTTCAGCCGTTCAGAAAAGACTGCCTTTTTCGCCGGTTCCGTCGTCAGATTGGAAGCCGCTGAAGCCGTCGGATGCAGGAGAATCAAAAAGCGAGTCGTCCTCATTTGCCTGTCTTCAGATTCACAACAGTTATCTGGTGCTGCCGACGGCGGACGGCTTTGAGGTGATTGACCAGCATGCCCTTCATGAGCGAATCCTGTATGAACGGCTGCGTGCGGCGGCCGCGGCGGGCCCCCTGGCTTCCCAGCGGCTTTTGGTTCCGGTCATTCTGGATGTGTCCGATGCGCAGCTGGACGCCTTGAAACGGGCAGCCCCTCTGGTGGGCAAACTGGGCATTGAATGGGATATGTTCGGCCCCCGCAGCATCGCCGTCCATTCGTTTCCGGTTTTGCTGGAAGGCGTGTCCGTGGAGGAGTATATTCAGGATATGCTCGATGCATTTCTGGAGAAAGGTTCGGACGTGGATGAAGAACAGCTGCTGGCGGAGGTGCTGGAGCGGGCGGCCTGCCGGGCGGCGGTCAAGGCGGGACAGCCGCTGACGCCGGCGGAGATGGAACAGCTGCTGGCGGACCGCAAACTGGCCGAAACCCCCGGCCGCTGTCCGCACGGCAGACCGACTTCGCTGGTCTTTACTCTGAAAGAATTGGAGAAACAGTTTAAGCGGACCGGTTTTTGA
- a CDS encoding ABC transporter ATP-binding protein, whose product MSFIQIQNLSFSYGEIEVFTNLSLTIEKGRFCGLAGPNGVGKSTLLKLIGGHLRPSAGTVQIDSLTEISKMAAYLPQESMPVFGYTASEIVMMARYFRKKKLFFEEEEDFRAVQEAMRLTSTEHLASRPITHLSGGERQRVYLARAIAQETPLLLLDEPVIYLDLKHQIRICEVLRRLQTEQNKTVIMATHDLNLASLYCDWMILLGPEGRLFSGPVSDVLTRENIKDIYDIECSVYTTDQGRFFVPRAEKEGKSGG is encoded by the coding sequence TTGAGTTTTATTCAGATCCAGAATCTATCTTTCTCCTATGGGGAAATAGAAGTTTTTACGAATCTATCCCTCACGATAGAGAAGGGACGATTCTGCGGGCTGGCTGGACCAAACGGAGTCGGAAAAAGCACACTGCTGAAACTTATCGGCGGGCATTTGAGGCCTTCTGCCGGGACTGTTCAAATAGATTCCTTGACGGAAATTTCGAAAATGGCGGCTTATCTGCCTCAGGAGTCGATGCCAGTATTTGGATATACCGCATCTGAAATAGTGATGATGGCCCGGTATTTTCGCAAAAAAAAGCTGTTTTTTGAGGAGGAAGAGGATTTTCGCGCGGTACAAGAGGCGATGCGTCTGACCTCAACGGAGCACCTGGCTTCCCGTCCGATTACGCATTTGAGCGGCGGAGAACGCCAGCGGGTTTATCTGGCCCGTGCGATTGCTCAGGAAACCCCTTTGCTGCTTCTGGATGAACCAGTCATTTATCTGGACCTGAAACATCAGATTCGTATTTGCGAGGTTTTACGTCGCCTTCAGACGGAACAAAACAAAACTGTAATCATGGCGACACATGATTTGAATCTTGCCTCTTTATATTGTGATTGGATGATTCTTCTGGGACCAGAAGGTCGGCTGTTCAGCGGGCCTGTTTCGGATGTCCTGACAAGGGAAAACATAAAGGATATATACGACATAGAATGTTCTGTATATACAACAGACCAAGGTCGCTTTTTTGTTCCCCGAGCGGAAAAAGAGGGGAAATCCGGCGGATAG
- a CDS encoding bifunctional nuclease family protein, translated as MEVPVELSQILINETVDQQIIVLKEKGGQRSFPIVIGMPEILAIDRRLKGYEMPRPLTHDLLASVIEQMGGRIVKIVICDLREHTFYARIHIEQNGRIIEVDSRPSDAIALASGLQVPIFVEDSVFDKLQM; from the coding sequence ATGGAAGTGCCTGTGGAATTGTCGCAGATTCTCATCAACGAGACGGTGGACCAGCAGATTATTGTGCTCAAGGAAAAAGGAGGCCAGCGGAGTTTTCCGATAGTCATCGGGATGCCGGAGATTCTGGCGATTGACCGGCGCCTGAAGGGCTATGAGATGCCCCGTCCGCTCACCCATGACCTGCTGGCTTCGGTAATCGAGCAGATGGGGGGGCGAATTGTAAAGATTGTCATCTGCGATTTGCGCGAGCACACCTTTTATGCGCGGATTCATATCGAGCAGAACGGCCGGATTATTGAGGTGGACAGTCGTCCGTCGGATGCCATAGCCCTGGCCAGCGGTCTGCAGGTGCCTATTTTTGTGGAGGATTCTGTTTTTGACAAGCTTCAGATGTAA
- a CDS encoding tetratricopeptide repeat protein: MPTAKLVFGLALTAMVGVGLCLSGGCQMPPAGQTVPQPPTPEDLLAQQARQQKEMAVALYVDAMMLLELNEHAEALKKLQMATELDPEFAIAYSMQGDIYQQMQDYENSAKAYEKATELDPWSFKDFFNLGKVYQALKEFAKAVKAYISACTLNPSHYEAHYNAAKCLYLVEDYTQALEYAKKAQAIDPNKAETEILLGDLYEMQKDHLQAIDAYRRALELEGNKSEIMIPLARSYLRAGRYTAAKELLAAVIEMEPANSLAHQYMGFAHLRLKEIDEAIASYVKATQADPKDYMAYKSLGVAYMIQYFSDRNPSTKAKGLEAWNISLQLNPNQPQLQKFYEQYQ, from the coding sequence ATGCCGACAGCAAAACTGGTTTTCGGATTGGCATTGACAGCAATGGTTGGAGTCGGTCTGTGTTTGAGCGGCGGATGTCAGATGCCGCCGGCAGGCCAAACCGTCCCGCAGCCCCCGACCCCCGAAGACCTTTTGGCTCAGCAGGCCCGGCAGCAGAAAGAAATGGCGGTTGCTCTCTATGTCGATGCGATGATGCTGCTGGAACTGAATGAGCACGCCGAAGCCCTCAAAAAACTCCAGATGGCCACCGAGCTGGACCCCGAATTCGCCATCGCTTACTCAATGCAGGGGGATATTTATCAGCAGATGCAGGACTACGAAAACAGCGCCAAGGCTTATGAAAAAGCTACGGAACTGGATCCGTGGTCCTTCAAGGACTTTTTCAATCTGGGCAAGGTCTATCAGGCCCTGAAGGAATTCGCCAAGGCCGTGAAGGCCTATATCTCCGCCTGCACCCTCAATCCGAGCCACTATGAGGCCCATTACAATGCCGCCAAGTGTCTCTATCTGGTGGAGGATTACACCCAGGCCCTCGAATACGCCAAAAAAGCCCAGGCGATTGACCCCAACAAAGCCGAAACGGAAATTCTTCTCGGCGACCTGTATGAAATGCAGAAGGACCACCTGCAGGCCATTGACGCCTACCGGCGTGCTCTGGAGCTGGAGGGCAACAAAAGCGAGATTATGATTCCGCTGGCTCGCTCGTACCTGCGAGCCGGGCGATATACCGCCGCCAAAGAACTGCTGGCCGCCGTTATCGAAATGGAGCCGGCCAACTCCCTGGCCCATCAGTACATGGGGTTTGCCCACCTGCGGCTGAAGGAAATCGACGAAGCCATTGCTTCGTATGTCAAAGCCACCCAAGCCGACCCGAAGGATTATATGGCTTACAAGTCTCTCGGCGTCGCCTATATGATTCAGTATTTCTCAGACCGCAATCCCTCCACCAAAGCCAAGGGGCTGGAGGCCTGGAATATTTCCCTGCAGCTGAATCCCAATCAGCCGCAGCTGCAGAAGTTTTACGAACAGTATCAGTAA
- the lspA gene encoding signal peptidase II, translated as MTSECAQTKESSACGCRFSPPDKTAWVLWGCLTLFGAAADLWTKQAVFDWLGPVGSGNIYRVIPGFFHLVPCVNAGAAFSILQGQRVYLIAVSVLALLVIVFLFVFGKIQGRLLQTAVGLITAGIVGNLYDRIFNHGLVRDFLDFHVGSYHWPTFNLADTFLCVGVGLILLAGFTSEACQKQNPPQK; from the coding sequence ATGACTTCTGAGTGCGCCCAGACGAAGGAATCGTCCGCGTGCGGATGCCGTTTTTCTCCTCCGGATAAGACGGCCTGGGTCTTGTGGGGCTGCCTCACTTTGTTCGGAGCCGCCGCAGACCTCTGGACCAAGCAGGCCGTCTTCGACTGGCTCGGCCCCGTCGGCAGCGGGAACATTTATCGGGTTATTCCCGGCTTTTTCCATCTGGTGCCCTGTGTCAATGCCGGGGCCGCCTTCAGCATCCTTCAGGGACAGCGTGTCTATTTGATTGCCGTTTCGGTTCTGGCCCTGCTGGTCATTGTTTTCCTGTTTGTTTTCGGGAAAATTCAGGGGCGGCTTCTGCAGACCGCCGTCGGTCTTATTACAGCGGGGATTGTCGGCAATTTATATGACCGAATTTTTAACCACGGACTCGTGCGGGATTTTCTGGATTTTCACGTCGGCTCGTACCACTGGCCGACCTTTAACCTCGCCGACACTTTCCTGTGCGTCGGAGTAGGACTGATTCTGCTGGCGGGCTTTACATCTGAAGCTTGTCAAAAACAGAATCCTCCACAAAAATAG
- a CDS encoding TraR/DksA C4-type zinc finger protein: MNTKPAKGSEKNSSKIRELLTPEEIEHFRQLLLEKLKEITGDVHWLENQGLHRSRQDSTGDLSNMPIHMADIGTDTYEQEFSLGLMDSERRLVREILDALKRINQGTYGICEGTGKPIPKGRLEASPWARYCVEYASLLEQGKVIEHRYSGPIRFADGLEEEAENEEEADTTDEGIEEESDLIAEDIESEEGLDAEDFEEEDESFF, translated from the coding sequence GTGAATACCAAACCAGCCAAGGGTTCCGAGAAAAACTCTTCCAAAATCCGGGAGTTGTTGACACCGGAGGAAATAGAGCATTTTCGTCAGCTGCTCCTTGAGAAGCTCAAGGAAATCACCGGAGATGTTCATTGGCTGGAAAATCAGGGACTCCATCGGTCCCGTCAGGATTCGACGGGGGATTTGTCCAATATGCCGATTCATATGGCGGACATCGGAACGGATACGTATGAACAGGAATTTTCGCTGGGGCTGATGGACAGTGAGCGTCGGCTTGTCCGGGAGATTCTGGATGCCTTAAAACGCATTAACCAGGGAACGTACGGCATTTGTGAGGGCACCGGCAAACCCATTCCGAAAGGACGTCTGGAAGCCAGTCCCTGGGCCCGTTATTGTGTGGAATATGCATCCTTGCTCGAACAGGGCAAGGTGATTGAACACCGCTATTCCGGTCCGATTCGCTTTGCCGACGGGTTGGAGGAAGAGGCGGAAAACGAAGAAGAAGCCGACACAACCGATGAGGGGATTGAGGAGGAATCCGATTTGATTGCGGAGGACATCGAATCGGAGGAGGGACTGGATGCGGAGGATTTTGAAGAGGAGGATGAATCGTTTTTCTAA
- a CDS encoding helical backbone metal receptor: MSHFRKTLVWFCLLLGFVLAAALVSFRRTDLKPQSLQPAEDSLRIVSLAPNLTEILFAMGLGEQVVGVSSDSNFPPEAARCKKVGTFWNPDVEAVLAARPTLVITLGFEQHVNLAALLERNGCRTLRLDVDTLPQLYKAIEAIGSAAGCPQAAENLVRQIADGLEAFRGRARDCARRAVWVIQRQPLRAAGKKTYFTELLEIAGVRNAIESSLYMFPPISDEHFLSCGAEVIFETADTPADLERQKATAKTFYGRFRGVPAVEQGRIYVLNGDWLCRLGPRIPLALEEMVRCLCGQAEGAK, translated from the coding sequence GTGTCACATTTCCGGAAAACGCTGGTATGGTTTTGCCTGCTGCTCGGCTTTGTTCTGGCTGCAGCGCTGGTTTCCTTTCGGCGGACAGACCTGAAACCGCAGTCTTTGCAGCCGGCGGAGGATTCTCTTCGTATCGTCTCGCTGGCCCCGAATCTGACGGAGATTCTGTTTGCGATGGGGCTGGGCGAGCAGGTCGTTGGGGTCAGTTCCGACAGCAATTTTCCGCCGGAGGCCGCCCGCTGCAAAAAGGTCGGAACATTCTGGAATCCGGATGTCGAGGCGGTTCTGGCGGCTCGTCCGACCCTTGTGATTACGCTTGGCTTTGAGCAGCATGTGAATTTGGCTGCTTTGCTGGAGCGGAACGGCTGTCGAACGCTGCGGCTGGATGTCGATACGCTCCCTCAATTGTATAAAGCCATTGAGGCAATCGGCTCAGCCGCCGGATGTCCGCAGGCGGCGGAGAATTTGGTTCGTCAAATTGCAGACGGTCTGGAAGCGTTTCGAGGACGAGCGCGTGATTGTGCCCGCAGAGCAGTCTGGGTTATTCAGCGTCAGCCCCTGCGGGCGGCGGGAAAGAAAACGTATTTTACAGAACTTTTGGAGATAGCCGGAGTCCGCAATGCGATCGAGTCGTCTCTTTATATGTTTCCGCCCATCAGTGATGAGCATTTTTTGTCCTGTGGAGCGGAGGTGATTTTCGAGACGGCAGACACCCCGGCGGACCTGGAGCGTCAGAAAGCGACGGCAAAGACCTTTTACGGCCGCTTTCGCGGGGTTCCGGCCGTGGAGCAGGGGCGGATTTATGTGCTCAACGGAGATTGGCTTTGTCGGCTGGGGCCGCGGATTCCGCTGGCATTGGAAGAGATGGTCCGCTGTCTGTGCGGGCAGGCGGAGGGGGCGAAATGA
- the gpmI gene encoding 2,3-bisphosphoglycerate-independent phosphoglycerate mutase: protein MAQTNVRLRKRPCVMIIRDGWGYNPNPAEDAFNAVKQAKVPVDTMLMKTYPNCLIRTYGEDVGLPEGTMGNSEVGHQNIGAGRIVYQDSVRITLSIRQGDFFRNEVLLEAVRSAKQKNRRLHLFGLCSDIGVHSLLGHLYGLLELAKREGLQKVYLHAFTDGRDSPPTSGAGYLRDIQAKMKEIGVGQVASVMGRFYAMDRDKRWERVQEAYDCLTLGKGGKARDVIQAIEDSYARNETDEFIRPVNIVDGDGRPVALVEDGDSVIFFNFRGDRPRELTRAFVDKDFTGFVRTAHPKVHYVCMTEYDATIRTPVAFPPIREMPNIAGEYFSKLGLKQFRCAETEKYAHVTFFFNGGREEPFEGEERQIVPSPKVKTYDLKPEMSANEVCEVILEKLDSNRFDVIICNFANPDMVGHTGVLAAAVKAAETVDACVGRILEKVRQMGGSAVVLADHGNFEKMWDFENNMPHTAHTVGDVPFIVVDEEFRHRKMASGGRLADVVPTFLEVMGLPKPEEMTGRSLLL from the coding sequence ATGGCTCAGACCAATGTGCGGCTGCGCAAGAGACCTTGCGTAATGATTATCCGGGACGGCTGGGGATATAACCCGAATCCGGCGGAAGATGCCTTCAATGCCGTCAAACAGGCCAAGGTGCCGGTCGATACGATGCTGATGAAAACCTATCCGAATTGTCTGATTCGCACCTACGGCGAGGATGTCGGACTCCCGGAGGGCACGATGGGCAACAGTGAAGTCGGCCATCAGAACATCGGCGCCGGCCGGATTGTCTATCAGGATTCCGTGCGGATTACCCTGTCGATTCGTCAAGGGGATTTCTTCCGCAATGAAGTGCTGCTGGAAGCGGTTCGAAGCGCCAAACAGAAGAACCGGCGGCTTCATTTGTTCGGATTGTGCAGCGATATCGGTGTGCATTCTCTGCTGGGGCACCTGTACGGGCTTCTGGAACTGGCCAAGCGGGAAGGGCTCCAGAAGGTCTATCTGCATGCCTTTACGGATGGGCGGGATTCCCCGCCGACCAGCGGGGCCGGCTATCTGAGGGATATTCAGGCCAAGATGAAGGAAATCGGGGTCGGACAGGTGGCTTCCGTAATGGGCCGTTTTTATGCGATGGACCGCGACAAACGGTGGGAGAGGGTGCAGGAGGCCTATGACTGTCTGACACTCGGCAAGGGCGGCAAGGCCCGCGATGTCATCCAGGCGATTGAAGACAGTTATGCCAGGAACGAAACGGATGAGTTTATCAGGCCGGTCAATATCGTTGACGGAGACGGCAGGCCTGTGGCGCTGGTAGAAGACGGCGACAGTGTGATTTTCTTTAATTTCCGCGGCGATAGGCCGCGGGAACTGACGCGGGCCTTTGTGGACAAGGATTTCACCGGTTTTGTCCGGACGGCTCATCCGAAAGTTCACTACGTCTGTATGACGGAATACGATGCGACGATTCGGACGCCGGTGGCCTTTCCGCCGATTCGGGAGATGCCGAATATTGCCGGGGAGTATTTCAGCAAACTGGGCTTAAAGCAGTTTCGCTGTGCGGAGACGGAAAAATATGCGCACGTAACCTTCTTTTTCAACGGCGGACGGGAAGAACCGTTTGAGGGCGAAGAGCGGCAGATTGTCCCCAGCCCGAAGGTCAAGACCTATGACCTCAAGCCCGAAATGAGCGCCAACGAGGTTTGCGAAGTTATCCTCGAGAAGCTCGACTCCAACCGATTTGATGTGATTATCTGCAATTTTGCCAACCCGGATATGGTGGGGCATACAGGGGTGCTGGCGGCGGCCGTAAAAGCGGCGGAAACGGTGGATGCCTGTGTGGGCCGCATTCTGGAGAAGGTTCGTCAGATGGGGGGCAGTGCGGTAGTGCTCGCCGACCATGGCAATTTTGAGAAGATGTGGGATTTTGAGAACAATATGCCGCATACAGCGCACACGGTCGGCGATGTGCCGTTTATCGTGGTGGATGAGGAGTTCCGTCATCGCAAGATGGCTTCCGGCGGGCGCCTGGCGGATGTGGTGCCGACGTTTTTGGAGGTGATGGGGCTGCCCAAACCGGAGGAAATGACCGGACGAAGTCTGCTGTTGTAA
- a CDS encoding iron ABC transporter permease, whose translation MITARQLLKETIIGLCGLALVVFLCAFVGSEPISVEGIVKGRQPDAQIFFQVRIPRLLLAVLVGASLASAGAVFQVLLRNPLAEPYLLGISSGAGLGVVTAVLAGFHWSGWGLSGASLLAFVGAAGTTLLVWWLGGFTGRTAGPGLILAGVIVNVFFSAVMMLMASMVPSGQFQTTLFWLMGSLSSYTDWPVWLVSIVLAGAGFGVLFRLSPQLNILSLGTSEARSLGVMPERLFPAALAAAALMTSTAVSLSGLIGFVGLIVPHTVRLLFGADHRRLLPMCAFFGAVFLVISDTVARILVHQVQLPTGVVTALTGGPFFLFLLIRQSRKIYGETF comes from the coding sequence ATGATTACAGCCAGACAGCTGCTGAAAGAAACGATAATCGGCCTTTGCGGGCTGGCGCTGGTGGTTTTTTTGTGTGCGTTTGTCGGTTCAGAACCGATTTCTGTAGAGGGAATCGTGAAGGGCCGTCAGCCGGATGCCCAGATTTTTTTTCAGGTTCGGATTCCCCGTCTTCTGCTGGCGGTTTTGGTGGGAGCCTCACTGGCGTCAGCCGGGGCGGTTTTTCAGGTTTTGCTCAGAAATCCCCTGGCGGAACCGTATCTTCTGGGGATTTCCAGCGGGGCGGGTCTGGGGGTGGTGACGGCAGTCCTGGCGGGCTTTCATTGGAGCGGGTGGGGGCTGTCGGGGGCATCTTTGCTCGCTTTTGTCGGAGCGGCCGGAACAACCCTGCTGGTCTGGTGGCTCGGTGGTTTTACGGGGCGAACGGCGGGTCCCGGACTGATTTTGGCTGGTGTCATCGTCAATGTTTTCTTTTCCGCCGTGATGATGCTGATGGCCTCGATGGTTCCGAGCGGTCAGTTTCAGACGACCCTCTTTTGGCTGATGGGCAGTTTGAGTTCTTATACGGATTGGCCGGTTTGGCTGGTCAGTATAGTGCTGGCTGGAGCGGGGTTCGGGGTGCTGTTCCGCTTGAGCCCGCAGCTGAATATTCTTTCGCTGGGCACCTCCGAGGCCCGCAGCTTGGGCGTGATGCCGGAGCGGCTTTTCCCGGCAGCCCTGGCGGCAGCTGCTTTGATGACCTCGACAGCCGTCAGTTTGAGCGGTCTGATTGGGTTTGTAGGATTGATTGTCCCCCATACCGTTCGGCTGCTTTTTGGGGCTGATCATCGACGGCTTCTGCCGATGTGTGCGTTCTTCGGTGCCGTATTTCTGGTAATTTCAGATACAGTCGCACGGATTCTCGTTCATCAGGTTCAATTGCCGACAGGGGTAGTTACAGCCTTGACGGGCGGCCCCTTTTTCCTGTTTCTGCTTATTCGACAGTCCAGAAAGATTTACGGAGAGACTTTTTGA
- the yacG gene encoding DNA gyrase inhibitor YacG, with the protein MKRKRCPICGKETFYQQGTEKNPFFPFCSERCRWVDLSHWLDGAYRIPGEETSPARENADSEKPDTEEP; encoded by the coding sequence ATGAAAAGGAAGCGTTGTCCAATCTGCGGCAAAGAGACATTTTATCAGCAGGGAACGGAGAAGAATCCGTTTTTCCCATTCTGCAGTGAACGATGCCGCTGGGTTGATTTGTCTCATTGGCTGGACGGAGCTTATCGGATTCCGGGGGAGGAAACCTCGCCGGCCCGGGAGAATGCAGATTCGGAAAAACCGGACACAGAGGAGCCATGA